A region of Ictidomys tridecemlineatus isolate mIctTri1 chromosome 4, mIctTri1.hap1, whole genome shotgun sequence DNA encodes the following proteins:
- the LOC144376688 gene encoding tripartite motif-containing protein 64C-like, whose product MDSHALQDFQSALTCTICMNYFLEPITIDCGHTFCRPCLYFCWEEAQTPRYCPECRKIAEKTDSRTNTALKKLASHARQAKPRSVSSSGEQLCRRNGETKGLFCEVDKILLSAPCSESPEHAVHSYSPVACMAEENRVSDEKIVKKMDPLWQKSQEMQDNLNKEISKSESFVDYVVLRRNMIKVQYQMMHQFLLEEERFQLETLEREAQEILQQLRDSAIRMAQHREKLKEMYRELTELFHKSDMELLQDLGDIFGRIELLEMQKLQPVNPELSSLHITGILDMLNKFRVHNRLIQGWANRYMSLPDEIRNRIFGGDGATENPQTLESYVIWGVEAFNSVLSVSAATIFSEDRAVALLVPGEGVNPSSARATRVCRAHHLLQHLLQLQEEEHLQLQVQTSGMKRKAEVCPEKSGFFKLQDLKDSEAVHKVFLEEIQLGEELLPQGKLEKAADHLTNAIVVCGQLCQLLPVLTANSSTTGVADVANQSPKD is encoded by the exons ATGGATTCTCATGCCTTGCAAGACTTCCAGAGTGCACTCACATGCACCATTTGCATGAATTACTTCTTAGAACCCATTACTATAGACTGTGGGCACACCTTTTGCCGACCCTGCCTCTACTTCTGCTGGGAGGAAGCCCAAACACCCAGGTACTGCCCTGAGTGCAGAAAAATAGCAGAGAAGACAGACTCCAGGACCAACACTGCCCTCAAGAAGCTGGCCTCTCATGCCAGACAGGCCAAACCTCGCTCTGTCAGCAGCTCTGGGGAGCAGCTCTGCAGGAGAAATGGGGAGACAAAGGGGCTCTTCTGTGAGGTGGACAAgatcctgctctctgcaccctgCTCTGAATCACCTGAACATGCGGTTCATAGCTACAGCCCAGTTGCCTGCATGGCAGAGGAGAACAGGGTGAGTGAT GagaaaattgtaaagaaaatGGATCCTTTATGGCAAAAGTCTCAGGAGATGCAAGATaatctaaataaagaaatttcaaaatctgAGTCCTTTGTG GACTATGTAGTTTTAAGGAGGAACATGATCAAAGTTCAATATCAAATGATGCATCAGTTTCTCCTTGAAGAGGAGAGATTTCAACTGGAGACACTAGAAAGAGAAGCACAGGAAATTTTACAGCAACTCAGAGACAGTGCGATCAGAATGGCCCAACACAGGGAAAAGCTGAAGGAAATGTACAGAGAGCTGACGGAGTTGTTCCACAAATCTGACATGGAGTTGCTCCAG gacTTAGGGGACATATTTGGAAG AATCGAGTTGCTGGAGATGCAGAAGCTCCAGCCAGTGAACCCAGAGCTCTCTTCATTACACATCACTGGAATCTTGGATATGCTAAACAAGTTCCGAG tacacAATAGACTTATTCAAGGATGGGCCAATCGCTATATGAGTCTTCCTGATGAAATCAGAAATAGGATATTTGGAGGTGATGGTGCAACTGAAAATCCCCAGACACTGGAGAGTTATGTTATATGGGGTGTTGAGGCTTTTAACTCTG TTCTCTCTGTCAGTGCAGCCACCATCTTCTCTGAGGACAGGGCAGTGGCACTCCTTGTACCTGGTGAAGGAGTGAACCCAAGCAGTGCAAGGGCCACAAGGGTATGTAGAGCTCATCATCTGCTACAGCATTTACTTCAATTGCAAGAGGAAGAGCACCTCCAACTTCAAGTGCAAACTtcaggaatgaaaagaaaagcagaagtttGCCCAGAAAAGAGTGGGTTTTTCAAGTTACAGGATCTTAAAGATTCTGAAGCTGTTCATAAAGTCTTCCTTGAAGAAATACAGCTTGGTGAAGAGTTACTACCTCAAGGCAAACTTGAGAAAGCTGCAGACCATCTGACAAATGCAATTGTTGTGTGTGGACAGCTGTGTCAGTTGCTGCCTGTGTTAACAGCAAATTCTTCCACCACAGGTGTTGCAGATGTTGCTAACCAATCTCCCAAAGACTAG